One part of the Spiroplasma turonicum genome encodes these proteins:
- the rsmD gene encoding 16S rRNA (guanine(966)-N(2))-methyltransferase RsmD encodes MRVISGRFRGRKLKVLEGFNTRPTLTRVKEDIFNVLNNYFVFENKVGLDLFAGSGALGIEAISRGIKHIYFNELNKNAIKILKENLVGIEKDFYTILNLDYKNALNLLLTSSAKIDIIFLDPPFKEIEYYHSFFEFIRSCNILNKYGILIIESKDELKIGYLDNFVILKYKYYKNKHLYIVRLEE; translated from the coding sequence ATGAGAGTTATTAGCGGAAGATTTAGAGGAAGAAAACTAAAAGTTTTAGAGGGTTTTAATACAAGACCAACATTAACAAGAGTAAAAGAAGATATTTTTAACGTTTTAAATAATTACTTTGTTTTTGAAAATAAAGTCGGCTTAGATTTATTTGCAGGGAGTGGTGCTCTTGGGATAGAGGCAATTTCTAGAGGAATCAAGCATATTTACTTTAATGAATTAAACAAAAATGCTATAAAAATCTTAAAAGAAAATTTGGTTGGCATTGAAAAGGATTTTTATACAATACTGAATTTAGATTATAAGAATGCCCTAAACCTTCTATTAACTTCTAGTGCAAAAATTGATATTATTTTTTTAGATCCGCCTTTTAAAGAAATAGAATACTATCATAGTTTTTTTGAGTTTATCAGAAGTTGTAATATACTCAATAAATATGGTATATTAATTATAGAATCAAAAGATGAACTTAAAATTGGTTATCTAGATAATTTTGTTATTTTAAAATACAAATATTATAAGAATAAACATTTATATATAGTTAGATTAGAGGAATAA
- the gmk gene encoding guanylate kinase, with translation MKKGKIIILSGPSGVGKGTINKELAKDKSLNLTQSISMTTRSPRPGEVDGVNYFFVDKSTFKDAIEHNELIEYAEFIGNFYGTPRKYLYEKIEKGENVVLEIEVIGATQILKKESPDNLVSIFLMPPNLKQLENRLRNRGTENNEVIKQRLDKALLEIPLKHKYQYVITIESVEDAVNKVKEVLLKENTLHEDWKNSKYYKLKEDVKKIIIEQYMFLVNNWKDNVIHLDDYKENNNFDFEEYLINFLTQKIYKYVLAYEELVCLDNFSRVKIIAEKFMLDFNFFTMEQD, from the coding sequence ATGAAAAAAGGTAAAATTATTATTTTATCTGGTCCTTCAGGTGTTGGGAAAGGGACCATTAATAAGGAGTTAGCCAAGGATAAATCTTTAAATTTAACACAATCAATATCAATGACAACTCGATCACCAAGACCTGGTGAAGTGGATGGTGTAAACTATTTTTTTGTTGATAAATCAACTTTTAAAGATGCTATTGAGCACAATGAATTAATTGAATATGCAGAATTTATAGGAAATTTTTATGGTACACCTAGGAAGTACTTATACGAAAAAATTGAAAAAGGAGAAAACGTAGTACTAGAAATTGAAGTGATTGGTGCAACTCAAATACTTAAAAAAGAATCTCCAGATAATTTAGTTTCAATTTTTTTAATGCCTCCAAATTTAAAACAATTAGAAAATAGATTAAGAAATAGAGGTACTGAAAATAATGAAGTTATTAAACAAAGGTTAGATAAAGCCTTATTAGAAATACCTTTAAAACATAAATATCAATATGTAATTACAATTGAAAGTGTTGAAGATGCTGTCAATAAAGTTAAAGAAGTATTATTAAAAGAGAATACTTTACATGAAGATTGAAAAAATAGTAAATACTATAAATTAAAAGAAGATGTAAAAAAAATAATAATTGAACAATATATGTTCTTGGTAAATAATTGAAAAGATAATGTAATTCATTTAGATGATTACAAAGAAAACAATAATTTTGACTTTGAGGAGTATTTAATTAATTTTTTAACCCAAAAAATTTATAAATATGTTTTAGCATACGAAGAATTGGTTTGCCTAGATAATTTCTCAAGAGTTAAAATTATTGCAGAAAAGTTCATGTTAGATTTCAATTTCTTTACAATGGAACAAGATTAA
- the def gene encoding peptide deformylase produces the protein MEKDLLQKEIPSNKWLWKDDKPEVIRNKSIDVEIPLVEEDEITIKKLIDFVRYSQDPILNNKENKDHLRPAVGLAAPQIGVNKNMFFARFEWKKKRKNEETGEVEKYIEAEEYAMINAKIIASSPQLSYLEGGEGCLSVDKNYEGLVPRNYKIQVEGYEWLSKKSINITLRGYRAIVFQHELDHNNGNLYYDRINKEEPFYAEDDWYVV, from the coding sequence TTAGAAAAAGATCTTTTACAAAAAGAAATTCCATCAAATAAATGGTTATGAAAAGATGACAAACCTGAAGTCATTAGAAATAAGTCAATTGATGTTGAAATTCCTTTGGTTGAAGAAGACGAAATTACAATAAAGAAATTAATTGACTTTGTAAGGTATAGTCAAGACCCAATATTAAATAATAAAGAAAACAAAGATCATTTAAGACCTGCAGTTGGATTAGCAGCTCCACAAATTGGAGTTAATAAAAACATGTTTTTTGCCAGATTCGAATGAAAGAAGAAAAGAAAAAATGAAGAAACTGGTGAAGTTGAAAAATATATCGAAGCAGAAGAGTATGCTATGATTAATGCCAAAATAATAGCATCTAGTCCTCAACTATCATATTTAGAAGGTGGTGAAGGATGTCTAAGTGTTGATAAAAATTATGAAGGATTAGTTCCAAGAAATTATAAAATTCAGGTTGAGGGTTATGAATGACTATCAAAAAAAAGTATTAACATTACTTTAAGGGGATACAGAGCAATTGTTTTTCAACATGAACTAGACCACAATAATGGTAACTTATATTATGACAGAATAAATAAAGAAGAACCATTTTATGCAGAAGATGACTGATATGTTGTGTAG